One part of the Sphaerochaeta sp. genome encodes these proteins:
- a CDS encoding IMP cyclohydrolase, which yields MNELETLLQGNRYPGRGILVGQTEEGEPLFAYFIMGRSAQSRNRVFRAEGPDLFTRPYDPALVSDPSLIIYRAVASVGPRCGGDQRGSDGHHRPGAGGGFVVF from the coding sequence ATGAACGAACTGGAAACATTGTTGCAGGGGAACCGGTATCCCGGTCGGGGGATTCTGGTCGGACAAACCGAAGAGGGCGAACCACTGTTCGCCTATTTCATCATGGGACGGTCGGCGCAGAGCCGAAACCGGGTGTTTCGGGCCGAGGGTCCCGACCTGTTCACCCGGCCGTATGATCCGGCGCTGGTTTCCGATCCCAGCCTGATCATCTACCGGGCGGTTGCGTCGGTGGGGCCACGATGTGGTGGTGACCAACGGGGATCAGACGGACACCATCGTCCAGGGGCTGGAGGCGGGTTCGTCGTTTTCTGA
- a CDS encoding IMP cyclohydrolase has translation MTNGDQTDTIVQGLEAGSSFSEALRTRRYEPDAPHYTPRISAVLHLDPVFSYEISILRKKDDQCDRPSWSYTPQPGVAHLIHTYDHDGSPLPSFSGEPRECRVHGDASGIATGLWDALDRDNRISLVVRTIDRSSSSFRQIICNAREGM, from the coding sequence GTGACCAACGGGGATCAGACGGACACCATCGTCCAGGGGCTGGAGGCGGGTTCGTCGTTTTCTGAGGCGTTGCGGACGCGGCGGTACGAGCCGGACGCTCCCCATTACACGCCGCGTATCAGCGCCGTGCTCCATCTGGATCCGGTCTTTTCCTATGAGATTTCCATCCTCAGGAAGAAGGATGATCAGTGCGACCGGCCGTCCTGGAGCTATACGCCCCAGCCGGGAGTGGCCCATCTGATCCACACCTATGACCATGATGGATCTCCGCTTCCGTCGTTCTCCGGAGAGCCCCGGGAATGCCGGGTGCATGGGGACGCTTCTGGGATCGCCACGGGGCTGTGGGACGCGCTGGATCGGGACAACCGGATCTCGCTGGTGGTTCGGACGATCGACCGGTCGTCTTCTTCGTTTCGTCAGATCATCTGCAATGCACGGGAGGGAATGTGA
- the purN gene encoding phosphoribosylglycinamide formyltransferase — protein MVKRIVVLCSGGGTNLQALLDAEKHGVLAHGRIVKVIADRPDAFALVRAKDHGVPAQVVARKGKRQETFERLLLEAVGDADLVILAGFLSILSPAFVSHFPHRMINVHPSLIPSFCGKGYYGLIVHQAVLARGVKVTGATVHFVNEIPDGGEIIAQKAVEVQDGDTPEILQKRVMEQAEWVLLPRAAEQVCRGMA, from the coding sequence CTGCTCCGGAGGCGGCACCAATTTGCAGGCGCTGTTGGACGCCGAGAAACACGGGGTTCTTGCCCATGGTCGGATCGTCAAGGTGATCGCCGACCGCCCGGACGCTTTTGCGTTGGTCAGGGCCAAGGACCATGGCGTTCCCGCCCAGGTGGTTGCCAGAAAAGGAAAACGGCAGGAGACGTTCGAGCGTCTGTTGCTTGAAGCGGTGGGGGATGCCGACCTGGTGATCCTGGCCGGCTTCCTGTCCATCCTCAGTCCGGCGTTCGTATCACACTTTCCTCACCGTATGATCAACGTGCATCCGTCGTTGATTCCCAGTTTTTGCGGGAAAGGCTATTATGGGCTCATCGTCCACCAGGCGGTTCTGGCCCGCGGGGTCAAGGTGACCGGAGCGACGGTGCACTTCGTCAATGAGATTCCCGATGGCGGGGAGATCATCGCCCAGAAGGCGGTTGAGGTACAGGACGGGGATACGCCGGAGATCCTACAGAAGCGAGTGATGGAACAGGCGGAGTGGGTGCTGCTGCCACGGGCGGCGGAACAGGTATGCAGGGGTATGGCATGA